One genomic segment of Salinigranum rubrum includes these proteins:
- a CDS encoding M20 family metallopeptidase, whose protein sequence is MNEGLTSTEQTVLDAGTEWIDANTDLLLSFLDALVGRPGLSGEEGVSDDPETPVGVLSDQLDATLDAPGFHVETQRIHPEHDYVDAPRENLYTIVNGAGDGGFVCTSHTDVVPAGDPTAWPNDDPFTVTEGTVHWRGGTTIDIELDGERYTREIREKMARVWRLRDRASAPVLVGRGVYDNKSSSVCLVGSLLGLQAALGATDTRLGGDLVHGHLVDEEVYQIGVKEMVGWHGGENWLGNRYDSLADFTAVVLEGSYGFVPVIGHRGLAWVVLEATGTAAHASTPELGTNAVLGMSRALVALEEGLPARLGEIFVDEDVLGRLTVAPGTTVVGGGVEAVEADSRRVERSGLNSVPDWCEATLDIRLPRWTDFPKGVDDICGRLVDRVESVAAEAAPDVTFDARVPDDNFFPPVALAGSTEAATDHPLVRTAATTTASRLGFDPGVDVAPGATDAAFLYHGTRIPTLVEYGPAGGLSHEALEYVERDQVVEGAKVMLELTLRELGIVDAE, encoded by the coding sequence ATGAACGAAGGCCTCACGTCGACGGAGCAGACGGTGCTCGACGCCGGAACCGAGTGGATCGACGCGAACACCGACCTGCTGCTGTCGTTTCTCGACGCACTCGTGGGACGTCCCGGACTCTCAGGTGAGGAGGGTGTGAGTGACGACCCCGAGACGCCCGTCGGAGTGCTGTCCGACCAGCTCGACGCTACGCTCGACGCACCGGGGTTCCACGTCGAGACACAGCGGATTCACCCCGAGCACGACTACGTCGACGCGCCCCGGGAGAACCTGTATACGATCGTCAACGGAGCCGGTGACGGAGGGTTCGTCTGCACCAGCCACACCGATGTCGTCCCGGCAGGCGACCCGACCGCGTGGCCGAACGACGACCCGTTCACTGTGACCGAGGGGACGGTCCACTGGCGTGGTGGGACGACGATCGATATCGAACTCGACGGGGAGCGCTACACCCGGGAGATACGGGAGAAGATGGCCCGCGTGTGGCGACTGCGCGACCGTGCGTCCGCGCCGGTCCTTGTCGGTCGGGGCGTCTACGACAACAAGTCGTCGAGCGTCTGCCTCGTCGGGAGTCTGCTCGGGCTACAGGCCGCGCTCGGGGCGACAGACACGCGACTGGGCGGTGACCTCGTCCACGGCCACCTCGTCGACGAGGAGGTTTACCAGATCGGCGTCAAGGAGATGGTCGGCTGGCACGGGGGCGAGAACTGGCTCGGTAACCGCTACGACTCACTGGCTGACTTCACGGCGGTCGTCTTGGAAGGGTCGTACGGGTTCGTGCCGGTCATCGGCCACCGTGGGCTCGCGTGGGTCGTCCTCGAAGCGACGGGGACGGCCGCTCACGCGTCGACACCGGAACTCGGGACGAACGCCGTCCTCGGAATGTCGCGTGCGCTGGTCGCGCTGGAGGAGGGTCTGCCTGCTCGGCTCGGCGAGATATTCGTCGACGAGGACGTCCTCGGACGGTTGACGGTTGCACCGGGGACAACCGTCGTCGGTGGCGGTGTCGAAGCCGTCGAGGCCGACAGCCGACGGGTAGAGCGCAGCGGTCTCAACTCGGTCCCCGACTGGTGTGAGGCGACGCTCGATATCCGCCTGCCACGGTGGACCGACTTCCCCAAAGGAGTCGACGACATCTGCGGCCGTCTCGTCGACCGCGTCGAATCGGTCGCGGCCGAGGCGGCCCCGGACGTCACGTTCGACGCACGCGTGCCCGACGACAACTTCTTCCCCCCGGTGGCGCTGGCCGGTTCGACCGAGGCGGCGACGGACCACCCGTTGGTGCGGACGGCGGCGACGACGACGGCCAGCCGGCTCGGATTCGACCCCGGCGTGGACGTCGCACCTGGGGCGACGGACGCCGCGTTCCTCTATCATGGGACTCGGATTCCGACGCTCGTCGAGTACGGCCCTGCGGGGGGACTCTCACACGAGGCGCTCGAGTATGTGGAACGAGACCAGGTCGTCGAGGGAGCGAAGGTGATGCTCGAACTGACGCTCCGAGAGCTCGGGATCGTCGACGCCGAGTGA
- a CDS encoding DUF6885 family protein, which translates to MDRDPPPTYPPIDLDVALPAGFPAVHEAYRVLRDQKDMVCGAYALTYLLHAYGQTERDGVPVSVDAVAAAAGTTLEPRNEARLAAVREAVAAGEVPPARAGLWYPHDHFAYDLATVEDEGGTSPHGLVVACEAASDGALTAIPVPACRSDDAADAVQLTADRFDDLLEAVCDDTIHAQLILNYNLTQTLAPASLLGHKYNLVALLTRWDDPEYFRRLNWDVGHFTTLAGRLTRGSSDRRYLLIRDSYRSFGWRGYHLQPEAAIHAGLVRADDHRDGGLLLVTPTRDVDDALAWLDSHDLETGAWDNGSAYKPRTRPFDNE; encoded by the coding sequence ATGGACCGAGACCCCCCACCGACGTATCCGCCGATCGATCTCGACGTCGCGCTCCCAGCCGGGTTCCCGGCCGTCCACGAGGCCTACCGGGTACTACGCGACCAGAAGGACATGGTCTGCGGCGCGTACGCCCTGACGTACCTCCTGCACGCGTACGGGCAGACCGAACGTGACGGGGTACCGGTCTCCGTCGACGCCGTGGCAGCAGCTGCAGGCACGACGCTGGAGCCCCGGAACGAAGCCCGGCTCGCCGCCGTCCGCGAGGCGGTCGCCGCCGGAGAGGTCCCTCCGGCCCGTGCTGGGCTGTGGTATCCGCACGACCACTTCGCGTACGACCTCGCCACCGTCGAGGACGAGGGAGGGACGAGTCCACACGGCCTCGTCGTCGCGTGCGAGGCGGCGAGCGATGGGGCGCTTACGGCCATTCCCGTTCCGGCGTGTCGGAGCGACGACGCCGCCGACGCGGTCCAGTTGACCGCAGACAGGTTCGACGACCTCCTCGAGGCAGTCTGTGACGACACGATACACGCGCAACTGATACTCAACTACAACCTCACGCAGACCCTCGCTCCCGCGAGCCTCCTGGGTCATAAGTACAACCTTGTCGCACTTCTCACTCGGTGGGATGATCCCGAGTACTTCCGGCGTCTGAACTGGGACGTCGGCCACTTCACGACGCTGGCAGGGCGGCTCACGCGCGGGTCGAGCGACAGGCGATACCTGCTCATCCGGGACTCGTACCGTTCGTTCGGCTGGCGGGGTTACCACCTCCAGCCCGAGGCGGCCATCCACGCCGGCCTCGTGCGTGCGGACGACCACCGCGACGGTGGACTCTTGCTGGTGACGCCGACACGAGATGTCGACGACGCACTCGCCTGGCTCGACAGCCACGACCTCGAGACCGGGGCATGGGACAATGGAAGCGCATACAAACCACGGACGCGCCCGTTCGACAACGAATGA
- a CDS encoding ABC transporter substrate-binding protein, whose amino-acid sequence MSHDEMDWRTRRKILKGIGLAGIAGLAGCSSNGSGGESESGSGGGSTATESGGEATESGGTSTAGGDGMSGESYFGVEGPFADSIQGLTWSGWDVPSVTGRFQNQTDLSVSTDFIGSDLQGFQNIQGGGDYQFIVPDTVWVQRLGEAGLARPVDEDLFSEELSNMPEGVRNHRSMFYDDTRYGIPPRWGISGLIYNKDQVSAEEVQSWSVLWDDKYADRYEIFSLPLWAGPKVALYLIEEGEISIDGDVTAEKVYGLPEEDMAKVEDAAAELLSNARLLPASANEANRPLINETVYLFDGFLFNYAQLKTVEAGLGTDKFRFQPNPGLGGLFWVEGMTMTTQAETEEQQNTTNAFFKWAASKEGQANIAWTELRKSPPANDAAREFLTENQIQTLQLDSLDDIIANSIDYYPIEEDKWVETWERARQQASS is encoded by the coding sequence CGGGGTGTAGCAGTAACGGCTCTGGAGGGGAGTCAGAGTCGGGGTCGGGGGGCGGGAGTACAGCGACCGAATCGGGCGGCGAAGCCACCGAGAGCGGGGGAACGAGCACGGCCGGCGGGGACGGGATGTCCGGCGAGTCGTACTTCGGCGTCGAGGGGCCGTTCGCCGACAGCATCCAGGGGCTGACGTGGTCCGGTTGGGACGTCCCGAGCGTGACTGGGCGGTTCCAGAACCAGACGGATCTGTCCGTCTCGACGGACTTCATCGGGAGCGACCTGCAGGGCTTCCAGAACATCCAGGGTGGGGGTGACTACCAGTTCATCGTCCCCGACACCGTCTGGGTCCAGCGGCTGGGCGAGGCGGGACTCGCTCGACCCGTCGACGAGGACCTGTTCTCCGAAGAGTTGTCGAACATGCCCGAGGGCGTCCGGAATCACCGCTCGATGTTCTACGACGACACCCGCTACGGCATCCCACCCCGGTGGGGGATCAGCGGCCTCATCTATAACAAGGACCAGGTCTCCGCCGAGGAGGTCCAGTCCTGGAGCGTCCTCTGGGACGACAAGTACGCCGACCGGTACGAGATCTTCAGCCTCCCGCTGTGGGCCGGCCCGAAAGTCGCGCTGTACCTCATCGAGGAGGGCGAGATCTCTATCGACGGCGATGTGACCGCAGAGAAGGTGTACGGCCTCCCGGAGGAGGACATGGCGAAAGTCGAAGACGCCGCAGCGGAGCTGCTCTCGAACGCCCGGCTGCTGCCCGCGTCGGCGAACGAGGCCAACCGTCCGCTGATAAACGAGACGGTCTATCTGTTCGACGGCTTCCTGTTCAACTACGCCCAGTTGAAGACCGTCGAGGCCGGCCTGGGGACCGACAAGTTCCGGTTCCAGCCCAACCCCGGGCTCGGGGGACTGTTCTGGGTGGAAGGGATGACGATGACAACCCAGGCCGAGACCGAAGAACAGCAGAACACGACGAACGCGTTCTTCAAGTGGGCAGCCTCGAAGGAGGGCCAGGCGAACATCGCTTGGACCGAACTCCGCAAGTCGCCGCCGGCGAACGACGCCGCACGAGAGTTCCTCACGGAGAACCAGATCCAAACGCTCCAACTCGACAGCCTCGACGACATCATCGCCAACTCGATCGACTACTACCCCATCGAGGAGGACAAGTGGGTTGAGACCTGGGAACGTGCCAGACAGCAGGCTTCGTCGTAA